From the Chitinophaga lutea genome, one window contains:
- a CDS encoding type II toxin-antitoxin system HigB family toxin: protein MKTFGSADLLGNGSSRVVFDIGGNNYRMICHYVFGEREIHLFISWIGTHSQYTALCKEGRQYTIAEY, encoded by the coding sequence CTGAAAACATTCGGCTCGGCGGATCTGCTGGGCAACGGCAGTAGTCGCGTGGTATTTGATATTGGCGGCAATAATTACCGCATGATCTGCCACTATGTTTTCGGAGAGCGGGAAATTCACCTTTTTATCTCATGGATCGGCACGCACAGCCAATACACCGCCCTTTGCAAAGAGGGGAGGCAGTACACCATTGCCGAATATTAA
- a CDS encoding helix-turn-helix domain-containing protein encodes MMEPLKYKVIKTIAQYHRYAGLLEKLVMLNKKSTAERDVMELLQVLIEKYDRDHNTFTEADPIESLRFLMKDHKMKSVDLATALGVSTSLVSDILHRRRGLSKENIRKLAEQFSVSQELFNRPYALAAPAKDSAR; translated from the coding sequence ATGATGGAACCACTCAAGTACAAAGTGATCAAAACAATTGCACAATACCACCGGTATGCGGGCCTGCTGGAAAAGCTGGTGATGCTGAACAAAAAAAGCACCGCCGAGCGGGATGTGATGGAATTGTTGCAGGTGCTGATCGAGAAATACGACCGTGATCACAACACTTTTACAGAAGCGGATCCTATTGAGTCGCTCCGTTTCCTGATGAAAGACCACAAAATGAAATCGGTAGACCTGGCCACCGCACTGGGCGTCAGTACCAGCCTGGTATCGGATATCCTGCACCGCCGGAGAGGGCTGTCCAAGGAAAACATCCGCAAACTGGCCGAGCAGTTCTCCGTCAGCCAGGAACTGTTCAACCGGCCTTATGCGCTGGCCGCGCCGGCGAAGGATTCAGCCAGGTGA
- a CDS encoding aspartate kinase produces MKVFKFGGASLETIERIQQVGNIIQSYPGEKLLVVISAMGKTTNELEKVTQNYFMRKREIASQLLYNVEQQHLAVAETLLGTKEHPLFTQLQQFFTEAEWTLGEKPIRPYDYYYDQIVGLGELLSTAIVSAYFNQAGITNVWLDVRDVFRTDDNFRDANIDWEVTQKQVNEKVLPLFNAVDIVIAQGFIGSTDQNESVTLGREGSDFSAAVFANLLNAESQTIWKDVEGLKNADPKIFPNTINIPEIAFNEVIEMAYYGAQVIHPKTIKPLQNKQIPLYVKCFLNKDLPGTVIREDADNRKLPPIIVLKRNQVLITITSRDFGFITEDKISDIYEIFHANKIKINLTQNAAISFSCCIDNNPEKIELLIKALHGGFKISYNEGLELLTVRHYQNGLLEELTKGRKILLEQRSDSTVQLVMK; encoded by the coding sequence ATGAAGGTTTTCAAATTTGGCGGCGCAAGTTTAGAAACTATTGAGCGCATTCAGCAGGTAGGCAATATTATCCAGTCTTATCCGGGCGAGAAATTGCTCGTGGTGATCTCCGCCATGGGCAAAACCACCAACGAACTGGAAAAGGTGACCCAGAACTACTTCATGCGCAAGCGTGAAATCGCTTCCCAGCTGCTGTACAACGTGGAGCAGCAGCACCTCGCCGTGGCGGAAACCCTCCTGGGCACCAAAGAGCACCCGCTCTTTACCCAGCTGCAGCAATTCTTTACGGAAGCCGAATGGACGCTGGGAGAAAAGCCCATCCGCCCCTACGACTATTATTACGACCAGATCGTGGGGCTGGGCGAACTGCTCAGCACCGCCATCGTCAGCGCTTATTTCAACCAGGCGGGCATCACCAATGTGTGGCTTGATGTGCGCGACGTGTTCCGCACCGACGATAACTTCCGCGACGCTAATATCGACTGGGAGGTGACGCAGAAACAGGTGAACGAAAAAGTGCTGCCGCTGTTCAATGCGGTCGACATCGTGATCGCCCAGGGCTTCATCGGCAGCACCGACCAGAACGAGAGCGTGACCCTCGGCCGCGAGGGCAGCGACTTCTCCGCCGCCGTGTTCGCCAACCTGCTGAACGCCGAAAGCCAGACCATCTGGAAGGACGTGGAAGGCCTGAAAAACGCCGACCCGAAGATCTTCCCCAATACGATCAATATCCCGGAAATAGCCTTCAATGAAGTGATCGAAATGGCTTACTACGGCGCGCAGGTGATCCATCCCAAAACCATCAAACCGCTGCAGAACAAGCAGATCCCGCTGTACGTGAAGTGTTTCCTGAATAAGGACCTGCCCGGCACCGTTATCCGCGAAGATGCGGACAACCGCAAGTTACCGCCGATCATCGTGCTGAAAAGGAACCAGGTACTGATCACCATCACGTCGCGCGACTTCGGTTTCATCACCGAGGATAAGATCAGCGATATCTACGAGATATTCCATGCCAATAAAATCAAGATCAATCTCACCCAGAACGCCGCGATCAGCTTCTCCTGCTGCATCGACAACAATCCTGAAAAGATAGAACTGCTCATTAAAGCCCTGCACGGCGGTTTCAAGATTTCCTATAACGAAGGGCTCGAGCTGCTGACCGTCCGGCATTACCAGAACGGTTTGCTGGAAGAACTGACCAAAGGCCGCAAGATATTGCTGGAGCAGCGGTCGGACAGTACGGTGCAACTGGTGATGAAGTAA
- the fbp gene encoding class 1 fructose-bisphosphatase, with protein sequence MKMNQRVMTLDEFTIQELRNYPGATGQLSGLLRDIGLAAKRVNVEVNKAGIADILGEAGKTNVQGESVKKLDEFANDQLINSLRTSIYCCGVASEENEDFISFDDDLSRNSKYVVLMDPLDGSGNIDVNVSIGTIFSVYRRLSPNGQSCTLEDFLQPGIMQIAAGYIIYGSSTMLVYATRRSVQGFTLDPSIGEFCLSHPNMRVPEESDIFSVNMGYYYLYEQNIQRAIDLFMARNAGDKVYRHRFVGCMVSEIHRTLVQGGVFMYPAFGKYTNGRLRLCYECNPMSFLMEKAGGAAIADGSRRLLDIKPDELHQRIPIFIGSKKMVEAIQREIS encoded by the coding sequence ATGAAAATGAACCAACGGGTGATGACGCTGGATGAATTTACCATCCAGGAATTGAGAAACTACCCCGGCGCTACCGGCCAGCTCTCCGGCCTGCTGCGCGATATCGGCCTCGCCGCCAAAAGAGTGAATGTGGAAGTGAACAAGGCAGGTATTGCCGACATCCTTGGCGAAGCGGGCAAAACGAATGTTCAGGGCGAATCCGTGAAAAAACTCGACGAGTTTGCGAACGACCAGCTCATCAACTCCCTCCGCACCAGCATCTACTGCTGTGGTGTGGCCTCCGAAGAGAATGAAGATTTTATTTCGTTCGACGACGACCTTTCCAGGAATTCCAAATATGTTGTGCTGATGGACCCGCTCGACGGTTCGGGCAATATCGACGTAAACGTGTCCATCGGCACCATTTTCTCCGTATACCGCCGCCTGTCGCCCAACGGCCAGTCGTGCACGCTGGAAGACTTCCTCCAGCCGGGCATCATGCAGATCGCCGCGGGGTATATCATCTACGGCTCCTCCACCATGCTGGTGTACGCCACCCGCAGAAGCGTGCAGGGATTCACCCTAGACCCCAGCATCGGGGAGTTCTGCCTCTCGCATCCCAATATGCGGGTGCCGGAGGAAAGCGACATCTTCTCCGTGAACATGGGTTATTATTATCTCTACGAACAGAACATACAAAGGGCGATCGATCTCTTTATGGCCCGGAATGCGGGCGATAAAGTGTACCGCCACCGCTTCGTGGGCTGTATGGTATCCGAAATCCACCGCACGCTGGTGCAGGGCGGCGTGTTCATGTACCCCGCCTTCGGAAAATATACCAATGGCCGTTTGCGTTTATGTTATGAATGCAATCCCATGTCGTTCCTCATGGAAAAGGCAGGAGGGGCCGCCATTGCCGACGGGAGCCGCCGTTTGCTCGACATCAAGCCGGACGAGCTGCATCAGCGCATACCGATCTTCATCGGTTCCAAAAAAATGGTGGAAGCCATCCAGCGGGAAATCAGCTGA
- a CDS encoding CAP domain-containing protein, translated as MFNQHYCKILFLSAAVLMGTQASACSKAVSGGSSSAPAATVKNTGDVEEDILYYVNKFRKSKGLPALKLNETISVEARSHSKAMANGRTGFGHNGFEDRIDDISKKLGRVSGAAENVAYGNLSAEAVVDGWIKSPGHRKNMLGNFNLIGIGTARGKGNIVYFTQIFISKPQTTASK; from the coding sequence ATGTTTAACCAGCACTATTGTAAGATCCTTTTCCTTTCCGCCGCCGTATTAATGGGCACCCAGGCATCGGCCTGCAGCAAAGCCGTATCGGGCGGCTCATCTTCCGCACCCGCCGCCACCGTTAAAAACACGGGCGACGTGGAAGAAGATATCCTCTATTATGTCAACAAGTTCCGCAAAAGCAAAGGCCTGCCGGCACTCAAACTGAATGAAACCATCAGCGTGGAGGCGCGCAGCCACAGTAAAGCCATGGCCAATGGCCGCACCGGCTTCGGGCACAACGGTTTTGAAGACAGGATAGACGATATTTCCAAAAAACTCGGCCGTGTGAGCGGCGCCGCTGAAAACGTGGCCTATGGCAACCTCAGCGCCGAAGCCGTGGTGGACGGATGGATCAAAAGCCCCGGGCACCGCAAGAACATGCTGGGCAACTTTAACCTGATCGGCATAGGCACCGCCAGGGGAAAGGGCAACATCGTGTACTTCACCCAGATATTTATCAGCAAGCCGCAGACTACCGCTTCAAAATAA
- a CDS encoding ABC transporter ATP-binding protein, whose amino-acid sequence MEKRKIIEVKDLVKQYGDFTAVKGISFDVYENEVFGLLGPNGAGKSTTLEIIETLRRKTAGTVIVDGMNLDEEPEAIKKIIGVQLQTSGYYPGLNLLELIRLFAGLYNQPVDGMALLKEFNLEDKATEKFKALSGGQKQRFSIATTLINKPRIIFLDEPTTGLDPQARRNLWTLIQHVRAQGTTVVITTHYMDEAEFLCDRCAIVDSGRIIALDTPDALIDQLVARGFERKKEVKKANLEDVFIHLTGKDLREE is encoded by the coding sequence ATGGAAAAACGCAAGATCATTGAGGTGAAGGACCTGGTGAAACAGTATGGTGACTTCACCGCTGTGAAAGGGATTAGTTTTGATGTGTACGAAAACGAGGTGTTCGGCCTGCTGGGCCCTAACGGCGCCGGTAAATCGACCACCCTGGAAATCATAGAAACCCTGCGCCGGAAAACGGCCGGCACGGTGATCGTGGACGGCATGAACCTCGACGAGGAGCCCGAGGCGATCAAAAAGATCATCGGCGTGCAGCTGCAGACCTCCGGTTATTACCCGGGGCTGAACCTGCTGGAGCTGATCCGGCTCTTCGCCGGGCTGTATAACCAGCCGGTAGACGGGATGGCGCTGCTGAAGGAATTTAACCTGGAAGACAAAGCCACGGAGAAGTTCAAAGCCCTCTCCGGCGGCCAGAAACAGCGCTTCTCCATCGCCACCACGCTCATCAACAAACCCCGCATCATTTTCCTGGACGAGCCCACCACGGGCCTCGACCCCCAGGCGCGGCGCAACCTGTGGACGCTCATCCAGCATGTGCGGGCGCAGGGCACCACCGTGGTGATCACCACGCATTACATGGATGAAGCGGAGTTCCTGTGCGACCGTTGCGCGATCGTAGACAGTGGCCGCATCATTGCGCTGGACACCCCGGACGCCCTGATCGACCAGCTGGTGGCCCGCGGTTTTGAAAGAAAAAAAGAAGTGAAGAAGGCGAATCTCGAAGACGTATTCATTCACCTGACAGGGAAAGACCTGCGGGAAGAGTAA
- a CDS encoding YfiT family bacillithiol transferase, translated as MEDLRYPIGRFQTPVLVNAEMRKKFINDIRHLPTLIELAVQHLDAHQLQTPYRPGGWTVAQVVHHLADSHINGFTRVKLALTENNPTIKPYDETAWAELPDVQHVPINVSITLLHALHTRWVAVLEHLEAKDWDRTFFHPGNNAQYTLSKHLANYSWHGLHHLAHIERLKEREGWL; from the coding sequence ATGGAAGATTTACGCTATCCTATCGGCCGTTTTCAGACGCCGGTACTGGTCAACGCCGAAATGCGGAAGAAGTTCATCAACGACATCCGCCACCTGCCCACGCTGATCGAACTGGCGGTGCAGCACCTCGACGCCCACCAGCTGCAAACGCCTTACCGGCCCGGAGGCTGGACGGTGGCGCAGGTAGTGCACCATCTGGCGGACTCCCACATCAACGGCTTCACCCGCGTGAAGCTGGCGCTGACGGAAAACAATCCCACCATCAAGCCGTACGACGAAACCGCCTGGGCCGAGTTGCCCGATGTGCAGCATGTGCCCATCAATGTGTCCATCACCCTGCTGCATGCGCTGCATACCCGCTGGGTGGCCGTGCTGGAGCACCTGGAGGCGAAGGACTGGGACCGTACCTTTTTCCATCCCGGCAATAACGCGCAGTACACGCTATCGAAACACCTCGCCAATTATTCCTGGCACGGCCTTCACCACCTCGCCCACATCGAAAGGCTCAAAGAAAGGGAAGGCTGGCTGTAA
- a CDS encoding NUDIX hydrolase, with protein sequence MDWKLVNSEYLYKEPWLTLRRDICETPAGVTVNPYYVLEYPDWVCVMAVTADHQVILIRQYRHAFGTVLLEIPGGVIDPEDPVPLDAARRELLEETGYAFEQFYSLGAVSHNPSTSTNLTHMFLATGGKYVQAQQLDANEEIEVLLKDVNEVEQMLKEHQFVQALHVSCLHYGLEKIKELRADMNRGE encoded by the coding sequence ATGGACTGGAAACTCGTCAACTCCGAATATCTCTACAAAGAACCCTGGTTAACCCTCCGCCGCGATATCTGCGAAACGCCGGCGGGTGTAACGGTGAACCCGTATTATGTACTGGAATACCCGGATTGGGTGTGCGTGATGGCCGTAACGGCCGACCACCAGGTGATACTCATCCGCCAGTACCGGCATGCCTTCGGCACGGTGCTGCTTGAAATCCCCGGCGGGGTGATAGACCCGGAAGACCCGGTGCCGCTGGATGCCGCGCGCCGCGAACTGCTGGAAGAAACGGGCTATGCGTTCGAGCAGTTTTACAGCCTCGGCGCCGTGTCACACAATCCCTCCACCAGCACCAATCTCACGCACATGTTCCTTGCCACCGGCGGCAAATACGTACAGGCGCAGCAGCTCGACGCCAACGAAGAAATTGAAGTGCTGCTGAAAGATGTGAACGAAGTTGAACAGATGCTGAAGGAGCACCAGTTTGTACAGGCCCTGCATGTGAGCTGTTTGCATTACGGGCTGGAGAAAATAAAGGAATTGCGGGCCGATATGAACAGGGGAGAGTGA
- a CDS encoding bifunctional folylpolyglutamate synthase/dihydrofolate synthase codes for MNYQQTIEYLYSQLPMFSKQGAAALKHDLLNIRELCTILEHPENKFPTVHIAGTNGKGSTSHMLSAVLQNAGYKTGLYTSPHLYDFRERIRINGEMISEEAVVEFVQRLRAKIDTIQPSFFELTVAMAFEYFAHEKVDIAIIETGLGGRLDSTNVITPLVSVITNISYDHMNILGDTLQQIAFEKAGIIKPDVPVVISETQPEAAPVFFDAADQRLSPIFFADQEWQVLSSVSHPDALEITVAHTLSGDTHTYRLDLPGHYQEKNLLGVLSTLRILEQAGFKTGDVAEALANVRGLTGLGGRWQVVQQAPYTVLDVGHNEAGIRAILEQLSLVEYKRLHIVTGFVKDKDVPAALQLLPKDAQYYFTRAQIPRALPETELYALAVEAGLQGKAYENVPEAYRAALAQADKEDMVLVCGSVFIVGEVPL; via the coding sequence ATGAACTACCAGCAAACCATCGAATATCTGTATAGCCAGCTGCCCATGTTCAGCAAGCAGGGCGCTGCCGCATTGAAACACGACCTGCTCAACATCCGTGAGCTCTGCACCATACTGGAGCATCCCGAAAACAAATTCCCCACCGTGCACATCGCCGGCACCAACGGCAAAGGCTCTACCAGTCACATGCTCAGCGCCGTGCTGCAGAACGCGGGTTATAAAACCGGTCTTTACACTTCCCCGCACCTGTACGATTTCAGGGAACGCATCCGGATCAACGGCGAGATGATCTCCGAAGAAGCCGTGGTGGAATTCGTACAGCGCCTCCGCGCCAAAATCGACACCATCCAGCCGTCTTTCTTCGAACTGACGGTGGCCATGGCCTTCGAATATTTCGCGCATGAGAAAGTAGACATCGCCATCATCGAAACCGGCCTGGGCGGCCGCCTCGACAGTACCAACGTGATCACGCCCCTCGTGTCGGTGATCACCAACATCAGCTACGACCACATGAACATCCTGGGCGATACGCTCCAGCAGATCGCCTTCGAAAAAGCCGGCATCATCAAACCCGACGTGCCCGTGGTGATCAGCGAAACCCAGCCCGAAGCCGCGCCCGTGTTTTTCGATGCGGCCGACCAGCGCCTCTCTCCCATCTTCTTTGCAGACCAGGAGTGGCAGGTGCTTTCATCCGTATCGCACCCGGATGCGCTGGAAATAACGGTGGCGCATACACTGAGCGGCGACACCCACACCTACCGGCTCGACCTGCCCGGCCACTACCAGGAAAAAAACCTGCTCGGCGTGCTGTCTACCCTGCGCATCCTGGAACAGGCGGGCTTCAAAACGGGCGATGTCGCGGAAGCGCTCGCAAACGTGCGCGGGCTCACGGGCCTGGGCGGAAGGTGGCAGGTGGTGCAGCAGGCGCCCTATACCGTGCTGGATGTGGGGCACAATGAGGCCGGCATCCGGGCCATCCTGGAACAATTGTCGCTGGTGGAATACAAACGCCTCCACATCGTGACCGGGTTCGTGAAAGATAAAGACGTGCCGGCGGCCCTGCAGTTATTGCCGAAGGATGCGCAATACTATTTCACCCGCGCGCAGATCCCCCGCGCGCTGCCGGAAACGGAACTGTACGCCCTCGCTGTTGAAGCGGGCTTGCAGGGTAAAGCCTATGAAAACGTACCGGAAGCCTACCGCGCCGCGCTTGCGCAGGCGGACAAGGAAGATATGGTGCTGGTATGCGGGTCCGTGTTTATCGTGGGGGAAGTGCCCCTGTAA
- a CDS encoding DUF5723 family protein, whose translation MYFSKRLLLLIAGISAAITSHAQSFPGYHTSHYAGIHGVPFNPASAAGSRYRWDVNIVGADARAGNTYIKFEKSSLMAGDSLRRWRDYFPDTNATRKQYGWGSADIMMPSGLYSIDEKQSVAFVWRVRGSASGGGVEAATANFFGIDYPNPKYNNRTVADSYGGGMGHWWNEFGLTYARVIRDRGDHRIKAGITLKYLAGQASVYAVGRDGAIFLKNQNTIDINRGTLHYAYNAELDTNSDSWQSLYSPFQNPGIGADIGVIYEWRPDNDGFGSIYEGGDWNPDADTWKARLGISVVDIGGIRYDKSLYSADLDMRAQNFPANMLGKRKEESIRQYANRIANTFTPLDTDSTYFMNLPTAVNLMGDYNIDGRFFVSASATIALTGGTKDDHKTSALTWMTVTPRYETRHLGAYLPVSVNRYGQVDAGVALRAGPLVIGSSSLFNTLFQSRINRADVFVALRVIPIRFSKWSWDKGGDGIFRRRKSNVGCPDI comes from the coding sequence ATGTATTTCAGCAAGAGGCTTTTACTGTTAATAGCGGGAATCAGCGCTGCCATTACATCGCATGCGCAAAGTTTTCCGGGATATCACACCAGCCATTACGCCGGCATACATGGCGTGCCCTTCAACCCCGCCAGCGCAGCCGGCAGCCGTTACCGCTGGGATGTCAACATCGTTGGCGCCGATGCCCGGGCCGGCAATACCTACATCAAATTCGAAAAATCATCGCTGATGGCGGGCGATTCCCTCCGCCGCTGGCGTGATTATTTCCCCGACACCAATGCCACCCGCAAACAATACGGCTGGGGCAGCGCGGATATCATGATGCCCTCCGGGCTGTATTCGATCGACGAAAAACAATCCGTCGCTTTCGTGTGGCGCGTGCGCGGCTCCGCTTCCGGCGGTGGCGTGGAAGCGGCTACGGCCAACTTCTTCGGTATCGACTACCCGAACCCGAAATATAACAACCGCACCGTAGCAGACAGTTATGGCGGCGGCATGGGCCACTGGTGGAACGAATTCGGCCTTACCTACGCGAGGGTGATCCGGGACCGGGGCGATCACCGCATAAAAGCCGGCATCACCCTGAAATACCTAGCGGGCCAGGCATCCGTATACGCCGTGGGGCGCGACGGAGCGATCTTCCTCAAGAACCAGAATACCATCGACATCAACCGCGGCACGCTGCATTATGCCTATAACGCCGAACTGGACACGAACAGCGACAGCTGGCAATCGCTCTACAGCCCCTTTCAGAACCCCGGCATCGGGGCAGACATCGGGGTGATCTATGAATGGCGGCCCGACAACGACGGTTTCGGCAGTATTTATGAAGGCGGCGACTGGAACCCCGACGCAGATACCTGGAAAGCCCGCCTGGGCATATCGGTAGTGGATATCGGCGGTATCCGGTACGACAAATCGCTCTACAGCGCCGACCTCGACATGCGGGCGCAGAACTTCCCCGCCAACATGCTGGGAAAACGCAAGGAAGAAAGCATCCGGCAGTATGCCAACCGCATCGCCAATACTTTCACCCCGCTCGACACGGACAGCACCTATTTTATGAACCTGCCCACCGCGGTGAACCTGATGGGCGACTATAATATCGACGGCCGCTTTTTTGTGAGCGCCAGCGCCACCATTGCACTGACCGGCGGCACCAAAGACGATCATAAAACCAGCGCCCTCACCTGGATGACGGTGACGCCCCGGTATGAAACGCGGCACCTGGGCGCTTACCTGCCCGTGTCCGTGAACCGGTACGGCCAGGTAGACGCGGGCGTGGCGCTGCGGGCGGGCCCGCTGGTGATCGGCTCCTCCAGCCTCTTCAACACACTTTTCCAGAGCCGCATCAATCGTGCGGATGTATTCGTAGCTTTGCGCGTAATCCCGATCCGTTTTTCGAAGTGGAGCTGGGATAAGGGCGGCGACGGCATTTTCCGCAGACGCAAAAGCAACGTAGGCTGCCCTGATATTTAG
- a CDS encoding MFS transporter translates to MLNKTIALYKNAYGGISSSVWWLAVVLLINRSGNMVIPFLTIYLTFELHLPLEQAGIIMTLFGVGAICGSLLGGKLADTIGFYPVQFWSLVLNGAMFLVLGQMRTFPALAVTIFFQGMIGESFRPANAASISYYSDPATRLRAYSLIRLATNLGWAVGPALGGILAAISYKWLFWTDGLVCIAAGLLMRVFLPPVKFVKKKEEKTAAVRKLDSAYRDWNYLFFVFLVLLHAICLFQMFTIVGVFFKDQLHMSERLIGIALGVNGLMIAAMEMILVYKLENKRPDVYYIGIGVLLMGAAYLVFNVFPPVTAAAFIYIIFFSFAEMTSMPFMNNFWIRRSQDHNRGQYAGLYMVAYSASHVIAPTLGAFVVKHMGYTAWWYIVAGICFVSFLGFRWLFRRVQSPLHNSPASVPSAG, encoded by the coding sequence ATGCTGAACAAAACCATTGCATTATACAAAAACGCCTATGGCGGTATTTCCAGCTCCGTATGGTGGCTGGCCGTCGTGTTGCTGATCAACCGCAGCGGCAACATGGTGATCCCCTTCTTAACGATCTACCTGACCTTCGAATTGCATCTGCCGCTCGAACAGGCGGGCATCATCATGACCCTGTTCGGTGTGGGCGCCATCTGCGGCTCGCTGCTGGGGGGCAAACTGGCCGATACCATCGGTTTTTACCCCGTCCAGTTCTGGAGCCTCGTGCTGAACGGGGCGATGTTCCTCGTGCTGGGCCAGATGCGCACGTTCCCGGCCCTGGCCGTCACCATTTTTTTCCAGGGCATGATCGGCGAGTCGTTCCGCCCGGCCAATGCCGCTTCCATCTCTTATTACAGCGATCCGGCCACCCGCCTGCGTGCCTATTCCCTCATCCGGCTGGCCACCAACCTCGGCTGGGCCGTGGGCCCGGCACTGGGTGGCATCCTGGCGGCCATCAGCTACAAGTGGCTGTTCTGGACCGACGGATTGGTGTGCATCGCGGCGGGCCTGCTGATGCGGGTGTTCCTGCCTCCGGTGAAGTTTGTGAAGAAAAAGGAAGAGAAGACCGCGGCGGTCAGAAAACTCGATTCGGCGTACCGCGACTGGAACTATCTCTTTTTTGTGTTCCTCGTGCTGCTGCACGCCATCTGCCTGTTCCAGATGTTCACGATCGTGGGCGTGTTCTTTAAAGACCAGCTGCACATGAGCGAGCGCCTCATCGGTATCGCGCTGGGCGTCAACGGCCTGATGATCGCCGCCATGGAAATGATACTGGTGTACAAGCTGGAAAACAAACGGCCCGACGTGTATTACATCGGCATCGGGGTGCTATTGATGGGCGCGGCCTACCTCGTGTTCAATGTCTTCCCGCCGGTGACGGCCGCCGCATTTATCTATATCATATTCTTCTCCTTCGCGGAAATGACGAGCATGCCGTTCATGAACAATTTCTGGATACGCCGCAGCCAGGACCATAACCGCGGCCAGTACGCCGGGCTGTACATGGTGGCCTACAGCGCGTCGCATGTGATTGCGCCTACGCTGGGCGCATTCGTGGTGAAACACATGGGTTACACCGCCTGGTGGTACATTGTGGCGGGTATCTGTTTTGTGTCGTTCCTCGGTTTCAGGTGGTTATTCAGGCGTGTGCAAAGTCCTCTTCATAATTCCCCAGCATCCGTTCCATCGGCGGGTTAA
- a CDS encoding radical SAM protein, producing the protein MNVSPYILYSDGQGNIFEDTSLYVTGRSGWDALPIPDDEWIELPEGGNLYELPGRRGIGIDVETGEMRLCEKGWAVAAFIPPAHTGFYLAAYETAPDAPTLPLFCYTAAGWHNDKFYVPATRIEQDIRQECAGFSDTKVKSGVTTLLEAYPHNRLVQHLANNCALTYHCPAARNYFMGRWECPVPSSPACNANCIGCISFQPEDETIVSTQDRLTFKPTAAEIVEFTVPHLETAPFPIVSFGQGCEGEPLLMWETIRESILEIRKHTSKGSININTNGSKPNAVRELCKAGLNSIRVSLNSVREHIYTPYYRPNNYTFADIVESIKVVREHGGWASINYFVFPGMTDSVEEYEALRQLIKETGLSMIQWRNFNIDPDWYLGKVGVTETGDCLGMKQMLELLREEFPDLKFGYFNPPMERMLGNYEEDFAHA; encoded by the coding sequence ATGAACGTATCTCCATACATACTCTATTCAGACGGCCAGGGAAACATCTTTGAAGACACGTCGCTTTACGTGACGGGCCGCAGCGGCTGGGACGCCCTGCCGATCCCTGACGACGAATGGATAGAACTGCCCGAAGGCGGCAACCTGTACGAGTTGCCCGGCCGCCGCGGCATCGGTATCGATGTGGAAACGGGCGAAATGCGCCTTTGCGAAAAAGGATGGGCGGTAGCGGCCTTCATTCCGCCCGCGCATACCGGCTTTTACCTCGCCGCGTACGAAACCGCGCCCGATGCGCCCACCCTCCCGCTGTTCTGCTACACCGCCGCAGGCTGGCATAACGACAAGTTTTACGTGCCGGCCACCCGCATCGAGCAGGACATCCGCCAGGAATGCGCCGGCTTCAGCGACACGAAAGTGAAAAGCGGTGTCACCACCCTCCTGGAAGCCTACCCGCACAACCGCCTCGTACAGCACCTGGCCAATAACTGCGCGCTCACCTATCATTGCCCCGCCGCGCGGAACTATTTCATGGGCCGCTGGGAGTGCCCCGTGCCCTCTTCTCCCGCCTGCAACGCCAATTGCATCGGTTGCATTTCGTTCCAGCCGGAAGATGAAACGATCGTATCCACGCAGGACAGGCTGACGTTCAAACCCACGGCCGCGGAGATCGTGGAGTTCACCGTGCCGCATCTCGAAACGGCGCCCTTCCCCATCGTGAGCTTCGGCCAGGGTTGCGAAGGCGAGCCCCTGCTGATGTGGGAAACCATCCGCGAGTCGATTCTCGAAATACGCAAACACACTTCCAAAGGAAGCATCAATATCAACACCAACGGCAGCAAACCCAACGCCGTCAGGGAATTGTGCAAGGCGGGGCTCAACAGCATCCGCGTGAGCCTCAACTCCGTGCGCGAGCACATCTACACACCGTACTACCGCCCGAACAATTACACGTTCGCAGACATCGTGGAAAGCATCAAAGTGGTGCGCGAGCACGGCGGATGGGCGTCCATCAACTATTTCGTGTTCCCGGGCATGACGGACAGCGTGGAGGAATACGAAGCCCTGCGCCAGCTCATCAAAGAAACCGGACTGAGCATGATCCAGTGGCGGAATTTCAACATCGATCCGGACTGGTACCTGGGCAAGGTAGGCGTTACCGAAACCGGCGACTGCCTGGGCATGAAACAGATGCTGGAGCTGCTGCGCGAGGAATTCCCCGATCTGAAATTCGGTTATTTTAACCCGCCGATGGAACGGATGCTGGGGAATTATGAAGAGGACTTTGCACACGCCTGA